From Bacteroidota bacterium, one genomic window encodes:
- a CDS encoding anthranilate synthase component I family protein: METPSAEKNLHLVLDVSDPSPELFFLKENTIALAPGFTGNDHWIFCGADDSSDDLPGFPEKNSEEKWCFGHLGYDLKNEFEDLCTNFPDHSGFGCISFFNSANIQQIHRDAVFPGGKNETPPEKIFLHSRTTKAEYLENVRKLKQHIHLGNIYEINYCIEFFAEKIHIDPVRTFSRLYAETKAPFSALYKKGSSWLLCASPERFLRKNGDHIISQPIKGTRPRGKNDRDDLLLLSELKNDPKEKSENVMIVDLVRNDLSRIAEKGSVKVDELFGLYSFPSVHQMISTVSAELKHGTGFRELMRASFPMGSMTGAPKISAMKLIGETENFSRGIFSGSVGYLDPQGNFDFNVVIRSIEYNAATGFLSIKAGSAITANCDAEKEYEECMVKVAPLLKVLNAVPE, from the coding sequence ATGGAAACCCCTTCTGCTGAAAAAAATTTGCATCTTGTTTTGGATGTTTCTGATCCTTCACCGGAATTATTTTTTTTAAAAGAAAATACGATTGCTCTTGCCCCGGGATTTACGGGGAATGATCACTGGATATTTTGTGGAGCAGATGATTCTTCAGATGATCTCCCGGGATTTCCGGAAAAAAACAGCGAAGAGAAATGGTGCTTCGGCCATTTGGGTTACGATCTTAAAAATGAATTTGAAGATCTCTGTACAAATTTCCCTGATCATTCGGGATTCGGTTGCATTTCATTTTTCAACTCTGCAAACATTCAACAGATTCACCGCGATGCTGTTTTCCCAGGCGGAAAAAACGAAACTCCGCCCGAAAAAATCTTTCTTCATTCGCGCACCACGAAAGCAGAGTACCTGGAAAATGTAAGAAAGCTTAAGCAGCATATTCATCTCGGGAATATTTATGAGATCAATTATTGCATTGAATTTTTCGCTGAGAAAATACACATTGATCCGGTACGGACTTTTTCGCGGCTTTATGCAGAAACAAAAGCTCCGTTCTCCGCGCTTTACAAAAAAGGAAGTTCGTGGTTGTTGTGTGCAAGCCCGGAAAGATTTCTGCGGAAAAACGGAGATCATATTATTTCCCAACCGATAAAAGGAACTCGACCGCGCGGAAAAAATGATCGTGACGATTTGCTTTTATTGAGCGAACTGAAAAATGATCCCAAAGAAAAAAGTGAGAATGTGATGATCGTAGATCTTGTAAGAAATGATCTTTCACGTATTGCAGAAAAGGGTTCAGTGAAAGTGGATGAACTTTTCGGCTTGTATTCTTTTCCTTCCGTTCACCAGATGATCTCCACGGTTAGCGCAGAACTGAAACACGGCACCGGTTTCCGCGAACTCATGCGCGCATCGTTCCCGATGGGATCTATGACCGGCGCGCCGAAGATCAGTGCGATGAAACTCATTGGTGAAACTGAAAATTTTTCGCGCGGAATATTTTCCGGCAGCGTGGGATACCTGGATCCACAGGGAAATTTTGATTTCAATGTCGTGATCAGGAGCATCGAGTACAATGCAGCTACCGGTTTCCTCTCGATAAAAGCCGGCAGTGCGATCACCGCAAATTGCGATGCAGAAAAAGAATACGAGGAATGTATGGTGAAGGTGGCTCCATTGCTTAAAGTATTGAACGCGGTGCCTGAATGA
- the tilS gene encoding tRNA lysidine(34) synthetase TilS — protein MNEKILLAVSGGVDSIVLAHLFHSLEIPFEIAHVNYGLRGKESDGDEKFVKDFASKLEIRFHVKKCMKKEITKKDSNLQEKARDLRYTFFNEIAGKERIRHIATAHQQDDNIETVLLNFIRGTGIRGLTGMRTKSGKIIRPLLNYSRNDILAYAKKNKLKWREDSSNQEDKYTRNIIRNRFLGELSKHVPQGRKGMISSMRRLNESEQLITLAMNQWVNDKISTANGMQLISLKSITDKAGMTFFSQWLRKLGFNGSQAGMVKDNVISGRSSFTITTKNHFINRDRDNFWIGSREQTKAKPQLIIELSSFPTRSDLVPTCAFVDADRLGNISHRNWQSGDSMTPYGMKGRKKVSDILNELKLPAHEKKELFVVLSGDELVWIPGYRIADKFRITPETKRVMKISFK, from the coding sequence ATGAACGAAAAAATTCTTCTGGCCGTGAGCGGCGGAGTTGATTCCATTGTGCTTGCACATTTGTTTCATTCGCTTGAAATTCCCTTCGAAATTGCCCATGTCAATTACGGCCTGCGTGGTAAGGAATCAGATGGCGATGAAAAATTCGTTAAAGATTTTGCCTCGAAACTGGAAATAAGATTTCACGTGAAGAAATGCATGAAGAAAGAGATCACAAAAAAAGATTCTAATCTGCAGGAGAAAGCGCGCGATCTCCGGTACACATTCTTTAATGAAATCGCCGGAAAAGAAAGAATACGGCACATCGCCACAGCCCATCAGCAGGACGATAATATTGAAACTGTTTTACTCAATTTCATTCGGGGAACAGGCATCAGAGGATTGACAGGCATGCGTACGAAGTCGGGTAAGATCATTCGTCCGCTACTGAATTATTCCAGGAACGATATTCTCGCTTATGCAAAAAAGAATAAGTTGAAATGGAGAGAAGACAGCAGCAACCAGGAGGATAAATATACCCGCAACATCATTCGAAACCGATTTCTTGGTGAGCTGTCAAAACATGTTCCGCAAGGGCGAAAGGGAATGATCTCCTCGATGAGAAGATTGAATGAATCCGAGCAACTGATCACGCTGGCTATGAATCAATGGGTAAATGACAAGATCAGTACTGCGAACGGAATGCAACTGATCTCTTTGAAAAGTATTACCGACAAAGCGGGTATGACCTTTTTCTCTCAATGGCTTCGAAAACTCGGATTCAACGGTTCACAGGCAGGAATGGTAAAAGATAATGTGATCAGTGGAAGAAGTTCGTTCACGATCACAACGAAGAATCATTTCATCAATCGTGATCGCGATAATTTCTGGATAGGAAGCCGCGAACAAACAAAAGCGAAACCACAACTGATCATTGAACTCTCCTCCTTTCCCACACGCAGCGATCTTGTACCCACTTGCGCTTTCGTGGATGCGGACCGACTGGGAAATATTTCTCACCGTAACTGGCAAAGTGGCGATTCGATGACGCCATACGGAATGAAGGGAAGAAAAAAAGTAAGTGATATTCTTAATGAATTAAAGTTGCCGGCTCACGAAAAAAAAGAACTTTTCGTGGTGCTGAGCGGCGATGAGCTGGTGTGGATACCCGGATACAGGATAGCCGATAAATTCCGCATCACGCCTGAAACGAAACGAGTCATGAAGATCTCGTTCAAATAA
- a CDS encoding thioredoxin family protein, whose protein sequence is MPKNKFLKLFFITLIFLFGNNISAQQKLAQHYSWTYSTEKTDDCNFVLVFTCKLDKGFHLYSQIPPKDEGPLPTAFLWNDSADFKFVGRTSEPKPIEKAEPAFDGAIIKYFENSATFRQKIHVIHAKKFKVTGEIDGMVCNDGGCFNFYPRPAFSFDVDATLCGASGATGSTGATGTTGSTGSTGTANATGNIGATGSTGISAATGSTGLIANTGTTSNSNCTVQPGSTAKAPAPKKTEFWPAFGGGFGGGLIALFMPCVLPMIPMTVSFFTKRAKNRKQAIRDGMMYAFSIVAIYVILGLIVTLATGDAQTLNQLSSNIIVNLVFFAVFILFGISFIGGFEINMPSWLVNRSDKAADQGGLIGIFFMAFTLALVSFSCTGPIIGTALVEALKVGFTGPLYVMLGFSLALALPFALFAMFPTWLKSLPKSGSWMTSMKVVFGLLEFALAMKFISNIDLSYHWGIITREIFLSIWIVCFALIGFYLMGKIKFAHDEDVPHVSVPRALLSIISFAFVVYMIPGLFGAPVRMLSGLLPPSYYSENAKFFSGGGSNISAADTAVVPGMLKDECPQNLSCFHDYDLALAYARKQKKPLFVDFTGYNCANCRRMEDFVWPDPTVLNQLRKDYVVVSLYCDDKDPLPADKQYITKDGIKIKTWGNKWSQMQIDRYGSNSQPLYVLLDNNEKMLTDSAYGYTPIEPYAKYLKSGSAEFAKRPEKDSVR, encoded by the coding sequence ATGCCGAAGAATAAATTCCTGAAACTTTTTTTCATTACGCTGATCTTTTTGTTCGGCAATAATATTTCCGCACAGCAGAAATTAGCGCAGCATTATTCCTGGACGTACAGCACAGAAAAAACTGACGATTGTAATTTCGTTCTCGTCTTCACGTGCAAACTCGATAAAGGATTTCATCTTTATTCGCAGATCCCGCCTAAAGATGAAGGCCCGCTTCCTACTGCTTTTCTCTGGAACGATTCTGCCGATTTTAAATTCGTGGGAAGAACATCAGAACCAAAACCCATTGAAAAAGCAGAACCTGCATTCGACGGCGCGATCATAAAATATTTTGAGAACTCTGCTACATTCCGCCAGAAGATCCACGTTATTCATGCGAAAAAATTTAAAGTCACCGGCGAGATCGACGGAATGGTTTGCAACGACGGAGGTTGTTTTAATTTTTATCCGCGTCCTGCTTTTTCATTTGATGTGGATGCAACATTATGCGGCGCGAGCGGTGCAACGGGAAGTACCGGTGCAACGGGAACAACGGGAAGCACGGGTTCAACAGGAACAGCAAACGCAACCGGAAATATTGGCGCAACCGGAAGCACAGGAATTTCTGCTGCAACAGGAAGTACGGGATTAATTGCAAATACAGGAACCACTTCAAATTCCAATTGTACAGTTCAACCCGGTTCAACTGCAAAAGCGCCTGCTCCGAAAAAAACAGAATTCTGGCCGGCATTCGGCGGTGGTTTCGGCGGCGGACTCATCGCACTTTTCATGCCTTGTGTTTTACCCATGATACCAATGACGGTAAGTTTTTTTACCAAACGCGCGAAGAACAGGAAGCAGGCGATACGCGATGGAATGATGTACGCATTTTCCATCGTAGCCATTTACGTCATTCTCGGATTGATCGTAACACTTGCAACGGGTGATGCGCAAACACTGAATCAACTTTCTTCGAACATCATTGTGAATCTTGTTTTCTTCGCTGTATTTATTTTATTCGGAATTTCTTTTATTGGCGGCTTCGAAATAAATATGCCTTCGTGGCTCGTGAACCGATCGGATAAAGCTGCAGACCAAGGCGGACTCATCGGAATTTTTTTCATGGCGTTCACACTTGCGCTCGTTTCTTTTTCCTGCACCGGCCCCATCATTGGCACCGCTCTTGTTGAAGCGCTGAAAGTAGGATTCACGGGCCCGCTGTATGTGATGCTCGGATTTTCATTGGCACTCGCCTTGCCATTCGCACTCTTCGCGATGTTTCCGACGTGGCTGAAATCACTTCCGAAATCAGGAAGCTGGATGACTTCGATGAAAGTTGTTTTCGGTTTGCTGGAATTTGCGTTAGCGATGAAATTCATTTCGAATATCGATCTCTCCTACCATTGGGGAATAATAACGCGCGAAATTTTTCTTTCCATCTGGATCGTTTGTTTCGCGCTCATTGGTTTTTACCTGATGGGAAAAATAAAATTTGCGCACGACGAAGATGTTCCGCATGTTTCTGTTCCGCGGGCTTTACTCTCCATTATTTCTTTTGCATTTGTCGTTTACATGATCCCGGGATTATTCGGCGCGCCTGTGCGCATGCTCAGCGGACTTTTGCCACCGTCTTATTACAGCGAGAATGCAAAATTCTTTTCCGGTGGAGGAAGTAATATTTCTGCTGCCGATACTGCTGTTGTTCCGGGAATGTTGAAAGATGAATGTCCGCAGAACCTGAGTTGTTTTCACGATTATGATCTCGCGCTTGCGTATGCGCGCAAACAAAAGAAACCGCTCTTCGTAGATTTCACGGGTTACAATTGTGCGAACTGCAGGAGAATGGAAGATTTTGTTTGGCCTGATCCTACTGTGCTCAATCAACTGAGAAAAGATTACGTGGTGGTTTCACTTTATTGTGATGATAAGGATCCTCTTCCTGCCGACAAGCAATACATCACGAAAGACGGCATCAAAATAAAAACGTGGGGAAATAAATGGAGCCAGATGCAGATTGATCGTTACGGATCGAATTCGCAGCCGCTTTATGTTTTGCTTGATAACAATGAAAAGATGCTGACCGATTCTGCTTACGGATATACGCCGATAGAACCGTATGCAAAATATCTGAAATCGGGAAGTGCTGAATTCGCGAAGCGGCCGGAGAAAGATTCGGTGAGGTAA
- the lptB gene encoding LPS export ABC transporter ATP-binding protein — MILGAENIVKKYKKRTVVDGVSVNVKQGEIVGLLGPNGAGKTTSFYMIVGMIKPNAGKIYLDEKEITNEPMYKRAQLGVGYLAQEPSVFRKLSVEDNIRAVLELTKLPKQEQKDKLEQLLHEFGLEHIRTNLGDSLSGGERRRTEIARCLATSPNFILLDEPFAGVDPIAVEDIQEVVSNLKKKNIGILITDHNVHETLSITDRAYLLFEGKILKAGTAEELANDEQVRRVYLGKNFVLRTP; from the coding sequence ATGATACTCGGAGCAGAAAATATTGTAAAGAAATACAAGAAGCGAACTGTCGTTGATGGCGTTTCGGTGAATGTGAAGCAGGGCGAGATCGTGGGATTACTCGGGCCGAATGGCGCAGGAAAAACTACTTCGTTCTACATGATTGTGGGAATGATAAAACCGAACGCAGGAAAAATTTATCTCGACGAAAAAGAAATTACCAATGAGCCCATGTACAAGCGTGCGCAGCTGGGCGTGGGCTACCTCGCGCAGGAACCATCGGTGTTCCGGAAACTTTCGGTGGAAGATAATATCAGGGCGGTGCTTGAATTGACAAAACTTCCGAAGCAGGAACAGAAAGATAAACTCGAACAGTTGTTGCATGAATTCGGATTGGAACACATCCGTACAAATTTGGGCGATTCACTTTCCGGTGGAGAACGCCGCCGCACGGAGATCGCACGCTGTCTCGCCACCAGCCCGAATTTTATTTTACTCGATGAACCTTTTGCCGGTGTCGATCCTATTGCCGTAGAAGATATTCAGGAAGTGGTGAGTAATCTGAAGAAAAAAAATATTGGTATTCTCATTACCGATCATAACGTGCACGAAACACTTTCCATCACCGATCGTGCGTATCTTTTATTTGAAGGAAAAATTTTAAAAGCCGGAACCGCAGAAGAATTGGCGAATGACGAACAGGTGAGAAGAGTTTACCTGGGAAAGAATTTTGTGCTGCGTACTCCGTAA